The following proteins are co-located in the Vigna angularis cultivar LongXiaoDou No.4 chromosome 2, ASM1680809v1, whole genome shotgun sequence genome:
- the LOC108322415 gene encoding uncharacterized protein LOC108322415: MEPNALGGGIFPNISSGLLGVENLQNQQNPPHSLHHPQMVSYTSHHDTDTHQQHPPQSIKHGYNYSMGKTNKLQITLSDEDEPVFTAEDSGDPKRKMSPWHRMKWTDTMVRLLIMAVYYVGDETGSEGVDPTKKKATGLLQKKGKWKSVSRGMMEKGYYVSPQQCEDKFNDLNKRYKRVNDILGKGTACRVVENQTLLDTMDLSPKMKEEVRKLLNSKHLFFREMCTYHNSCGHNNNCGTSNVQQSSEAQPQHQHQHQQQRCLHSSENGVGGLRMLKEDEEEDNEEEDSEDFSDEEEEESGEGASRGMEDDENDVMRKRARKGGFGGLSSSSSISSQAMMQQLNGEVSGVLQDVGKSAWEKKHWMKKRVVQLEEQQVSYQMQAFELEKQRMKWARFSSKKEREMERDKLQNQRRRLEIERMVLLIRQKELELVNVHQQQQHQQQHSST, encoded by the coding sequence ATGGAACCCAATGCATTAGGGGGTGGAATATTTCCTAACATAAGTAGCGGTTTGTTAGGAGTAGAAAACCTTCAAAACCAGCAAAACCCTCCACACTCTTTGCACCACCCCCAAATGGTTTCCTATACTTCTCACCATGACACTGACACACATCAGCAACACCCACCACAATCAATCAAACATGGCTACAACTATTCCATGGGAAAAACCAACAAGTTGCAAATCACACTCAGTGATGAAGATGAGCCTGTGTTCACAGCAGAAGACTCCGGTGATCCCAAGAGAAAAATGTCTCCATGGCATAGAATGAAGTGGACTGACACCATGGTAAGGCTCTTAATAATGGCTGTTTATTACGTTGGAGACGAGACTGGTTCAGAAGGCGTTGATCCCACTAAGAAGAAAGCCACGGGGTTGTTGCAGAAGAAAGGAAAATGGAAATCGGTGTCAAGGGGCATGATGGAAAAGGGGTACTATGTATCTCCCCAACAATGCGAAGACAAATTCAATGACTTGAACAAGAGGTACAAGAGGGTCAACGACATTCTGGGCAAGGGCACAGCTTGTCGGGTGGTGGAGAACCAAACATTGTTGGACACCATGGATCTGTCCCCAAAAATGAAGGAGGAAGTTCGAAAACTGCTCAACTCCAAGCACTTGTTCTTCAGGGAAATGTGTACCTATCACAATAGTTGTGGCCACAACAACAACTGTGGCACTTCGAACGTGCAACAATCAAGTGAGGCTCAACCacaacatcaacatcaacatcaacagCAGCGGTGTTTGCATTCATCGGAGAACGGGGTGGGGGGTCTGAGAATGTTGAAAGAGGATGAGGAGGAGGATAATGAGGAAGAGGATTCGGAGGATTTTTctgatgaggaggaagaggaatcGGGAGAAGGAGCATCAAGGGGTATGGAGGATGATGAGAATGATGTGATGAGGAAGAGAGCGAGGAAAGGAGGGTTTGGTGGgttgtcatcatcatcatcgatATCATCTCAGGCGATGATGCAGCAATTGAATGGCGAAGTGAGCGGTGTGTTGCAAGATGTGGGGAAGAGTGCATGGGAGAAAAAACATTGGATGAAGAAGAGGGTGGTGCAGTTGGAGGAGCAGCAGGTGAGTTATCAAATGCAGGCGTTTGAATTGGAAAAGCAACGGATGAAGTGGGCCAGGTTTAGCAGCAAGAAGGAGAGGGAAATGGAGAGAGATAAGCTTCAGAATCAACGGAGGAGGCTGGAAATAGAGAGAATGGTCTTGCTAATTCGCCAGAAGGAGCTTGAATTGGTTAATGTTCATCAACAGCAGCAGCATCAACAGCAGCATTCTTCTACCTAG
- the LOC108322455 gene encoding F-box protein PP2-A15 — protein MGASLSNLGSNGSAAAPGLGDIPENCVARVFLHLTPPEICNLARLNRSFRGAASADSVWQTKLPTNYQDLLDLMPAERYRNLSKKDIFALLSRPVPFDDGNKEVWLDRVTGRVCMSISAKAMSITGIDDRRYWTWVPTEESRFNTVAYLQQIWWFEVDGEVSFPFPADIYTLSFRLHLGRFSKRLGRRVRNYEHTHGWDIKPVKFELSTMDGQRASFECCLDEAEPDDAHGNQKCGHWVDYKVGEFIVRGSEPTTKVRFSMKQIDCTHSKGGLCVDSVFIIPSHLRERTRSGILK, from the exons ATGGGGGCCTCGCTGTCGAACCTAGGAAGCAACGGTTCGGCCGCCGCTCCGGGCCTCGGTGACATTCCGGAGAATTGCGTCGCCCGCGTTTTCCTCCACCTCACTCCGCCGGAGATTTGCAACCTAGCGCGCCTCAACCGCTCTTTTCGCGGCGCTGCCTCCGCCGATTCCGTCTGGCAAACCAAGCTGCCTACCAACTACCAAGATCTGCTCGATTTGATGCCTGCCGAGAGGTACCGGAATCTCTCCAAGAAGGACATTTTCGCGCTGCTCTCTCGTCCAGTGCCGTTCGACGACGGCAACAAG GAAGTGTGGCTGGACAGGGTCACGGGAAGGGTTTGCATGTCAATTTCGGCGAAGGCGATGTCTATTACTGGAATTGATGACCGTAGATACTGGACTTGGGTTCCTACTGAGGAATCTAG GTTCAACACTGTAGCATATTTGCAGCAAATATGGTGGTTTGAAGTGGACGGGGAGGTCAGCTTCCCATTTCCTGCTGATATTTATACTCTATCCTTTAGGCTTCACCTTGGACGATTTTCAAAGAGGCTTGGGAGACGCGTGCGCAACTATGAACACACCCATGGTTGGGACATAAAACCAGTGAAATTTGAGTTGTCAACCATGGATGGTCAGCGAGCTTCATTCGAGTGCTGCCTGGATGAAGCTGAACCTGATGATGCACACGGCAATCAAAAGTGCGGACATTGGGTAGATTACAAGGTGGGTGAGTTTATTGTCAGGGGATCAGAACCTACAACCAAAGTAAGATTCTCCATGAAACAGATTGACTGTACACACTCTAAAGGTGGGCTTTGTGTAGATTCTGTATTTATTATACCTAGTCATTTGAGAGAGCGCACCAGAAGCGGAATTCTGAAATAA